In Camelina sativa cultivar DH55 chromosome 17, Cs, whole genome shotgun sequence, the genomic stretch TACGAGACTCCGACTTGGACCGACCAATACTAAAGCGCAGCAATACGGAAAACAAGACTTTGATCTGACAAATCCAATAtcctaaacttttcttttatcttcgAATGAGATGTCATCATAGATAGTGAACACTGTCTGTCAATTACAAATCCTAATCCAACAATTTTTCGGTTTGGATCTTAAGACGCTGGTCAGAGTTAGGACTCAAACTAAAGGAAACCCATATCTAAAGCCCATGACATCAATCTTGAGCTTTGGAAATTCTTGTTGTAACAGACAAAGCTATACATTTGTTGATCACATTTTTGGTCTCTCTAATCTTCTTGGTCTCCCCTTGACTGGTGTTGAGCTTCGTTAGGCAATGTCTGTTGAACCTTCCTGAATACATGTTTCCTGCACCGCTCAAAGATACTGTCGTAGATCAAATCGAACTCCACACCTGCTCGCTCTCGGTTTATAATGAACATAACATGATCTGCCTCCACGATCTTGTAGTACCTGAAACATTCAAGAAAACCGGGTAAGcctatttatttatctttctctgaatctccaaaaaaaactgtaatcCAGGTCAAATGTAATAATTACAACAGAAGAGGACTAACCAAATGCCCGGTTGTAGCGGGAGAGAGTCTGAGTCACTACTAAGAATGAGACTAGAATGTTCAACTGGAATCCGTGGGTGAGTCATGGATATTGTGTTCAGTGCTCCATCGTTGTCCTGCCAATCTTCATCTCTGCAATACCAAATTTTAATCAGAGGTTTTGTATATAGCTTAGCTGGTGATACTGATACAAAGTTCAAGGAAATTTACATGTATCCTTTATAAGGCAGAGGAATGTCACGAGGAAATCGCCACTGGCTCATCTGCCACACGCGGATGAAAAGCAGAGGATGTATTCCCATCACACCTGATGGAACAGTCATTACTCCAAGAGATTTTCTAGTACGTTTAGTCGCGTAGCTGAAGTAGAACGTGTTTGGGAAAGTCTGCAGACGAGCATTGAGCTTCATCGATCCTTGGATTGAGAGGTCAGGCAAGATCCAATCTGCAGATGATGCAAAAGGACCAGCATTGCCAAGAAGAAGATCAACTAGGCCGCGTAGACCTGTCTTCTTTCTCGACATGTTGAAATGGTCGAACCCGAAGTTGTAATAGGATTTGAGCCAAGGAATGTCGATCCAGTCATACATTATGACTCCAAGTTTGCATATCTGAAGCAGTGATATAGGTTTCAGGGACTTCCCATCCTCCGGCCTAACACAATTATATACACATTTTGGATTACAAATCGTTAGAAATTTAGCTAAGAggtcaagagaaggaagagaaaactCACTGTATTCCATCAATATAGGTTCGAGTAGTCCCGTTTAACGCTCCTGACAACGATGTTAAACTCAACACCCAATTCTCATTCGTGTTCTCATAACCCTCAAACATCTGAAACCAACAGAACACAAGCAAAGAAGTTCAACAACACAACCAAATCCTGCTCAATCAATTGATAAAGTCTATACACAATCTACCTTGTCAGCAAGCATTTGCTGCAACACACGAACAACTTGAGCACCAGCAGAGTGGCCAACAAAGTGAATAGGATGATCTTCATCCCATTCTTGGTATTCCCCTAAAGTAAAATCAACAGTTCAGCAGCTAAAGAGTGAATCTTTAAGTTTActcaacaatcaaacaaagagaacacataaaAGTCAAAACCTTTTTCATAAAAACGACCAAATTGAGAGTGCCCACAAGCTCTACTGTGATCTTCTCCATAATCAACTAATCCACCTTTCAGATAATAAAACAGTTCTCTTGCCCTACAAAAACACCAAACACATCCTTCATCAGAAAAAATCACCCTGAGACTAAAATCTCATAACAAAAATCCACCAAACAAAGATTGGAACTTTCTCTTTCACCTATCATGTACACTAGTCAAAGATCCCAAATCAGGCACCAACActctctcatccttcttctctgCTCCAGCAAAGTATGATAAACCACCTAATCTCTGCAATGACAAATCAAATtaacaaacccaaaaacaaaaaaatcaatgtgTGTAGAAGGACAAGAATATTTCAAACTTACTCCTTTCCCAAATCCAAAAATCCCATGAACCAAAACAATAGGAGGCAAAGCATTGACGTCTGTCGTCTTCTCTTGGTCAATTCGTTTGACTTCAACGGTGGCTTTGGGTTTGAAGATTGACTCAGTCAACGTCTGAGTGAGATCACCGGCGACAGCGGAGCTGAATATGTAAAGCCCATAAACCATATGAACAACGGAGCTAACTGATAGCTCTGCTACCTGTATAGCTGATACCATCAACGACTGAATCATCCTTTCTTAACCAAAAGGTCCAAAACCCAAATCTTTCGTCTCTTTAACAATACCcacaaacaaaatccaaatcagaaaaagaaaaaaaaaaaaaaaaaaaaaaaaagaaaaagaagaNNNNNNNNNNNNNNNNNNNNNNNNNNNNNNNNNNNNNNNNNNNNNNNNNNNNNNNNNNNNNNNNNNNNNNNCCCAGTaatcaaaatctgatttttttttcacaacgaAGATTGAACCAAATCCCAATTCTGATTCTACGGACTACCCAATAAGAAActaatttgaaagaaagaaagaagaaagaaagaaagaaggaagaaaccCTAACAAAGTATCAACATTGAATCAAAGATGATTCTTCTCTCTGTGAAAAAatgggtttttgttgtttttggctcataaacacacacacaagttACTCGTTAACGCATGAAACAAGCTCTGTTTACGGACCAATGAAAAACGCACAcgtcaatttcatttttttctccttttaatgTGTTTTCGTGGTTGATGCTTTCTTGTGAGTATGTATGTGCAacgtgtgtatatatttttgggaaGTGGGATCCATTGAAAGATATggtgaaatgtttttttaaaaatattgtctgGTTGGTATAAGTAGGAGGAAGTTGCTGAACTGTCAAGTCAAATTTTACATGCATACAAGTTTCCGGAGTatcccttcttcttcatctttcgtGAAATTTCCAataaactttattttgtggACCATATTGATTTAGTCCTACACACGTCCACCCTTCTTTATTATGTTGACACCCACACTTACTATACAGAAATATGAAAATTCTCTATTCGACAATATAATAAGGACTGTTGTTGTGTGTACTTGTGTATGCTTGATTTTTTAATCCTCTAGGATTAGTATGGTCAACTTCACCGTGTGCCAAAGACTTGCCTAGAAACTTCTTGATAGATTTGTCTGAGGTGTGAGTGCGTGCGTAGTATAATTACCGGTTCAAAATTAGTATAACAAAGAGAGACAAGAAAATTTTAGTCGATTTTGACGAGCTGACATAGATTTATTTCTGGTCTCTGTCTAAACTAGGttttaaagtttgaaatttcacaATCTGTGTGAGTGAAAAGTACTTTGAAGCAATTAATGAGTTTACCTAAACGAAGATGACTCATGCAGATGAACTGCCCACgtgtttttgttgctttgcaCTCGTTATAAATAGGCTGTGTATAcaactatacatatataattagctCAACCCCACAAATAATGATGATGCACTGTATATCTGTATCTTATTTATTAGCCCTTCATAGATAAAAATTACATGCTACTTTTATAATATAGAGATCAAACTCTAGAAATAAGAGAGAATATATGCACTTGAGTTAGTTGTGAAAACTAAACCATATGATCCGGTTTGTGGATCATGTAGCACCAGTGAATCCCCACAATCACGTTCATAAAGCAGTAACTTGTTCTTCCCCAAAACCGCTAGTGGCCTGAGTGCAAAGTCGTGGAACCCAAACCATTGAAAAGTTGAAGGTAGGATCTATCGAGTATATTTCATCCCATGCCTCCTTCTCTGCATTGAACGACCATATCTTTTGCTCGTCCCACTTAACCTCGGACACACACAAACAATTATTCAGGTTGCACATGACGATAACTGTATCAGAGTCGTGAACAAAAGGAGCTTTGGAGATGACTCGGAAAGTTTCCGTGTGAAAATCGAAAGACAAAACCTTGGTTTCACCCTCATATAGGGCGGTGAAccaatgaagtgagccatcaaaatatatatataggatactGAGCAAAGAGAATCATATAAGGAGAGGCATGAACTACGAACTTCCAAGCGTTGGTGCTGATATCAAAAACTTCACATGTAGTGGCGTTTTCAAGGCCTAGCTCGAATGAGTTATATAACCAGACCGGCTTGTATATGCACCTGAATTTGTCTTTACCGAATCCAAGCTGTAGGAAAGGGGCAgtgtctttgttttgtttccaagcATCGAAAGTGAGTAGTTGATAGCTAGATAAAGGAAAAGTTCGATGCCATCAAACCGTCATATCAAACCGTCAAACCGTCACAACTACTACTGTAATGGGATTCACCACAATACTTAAATTGTAGAGATCGTAGAGGCATATCAAACCGTCACAACTACTACTACAAACTTGGTACACTGTGTTCTCCCAACGAATCCGGATCTTGAGCGAAACTGATGACCCGACCACTAAAGTTCTTAGAGAGTCTGGATCAACAGTGTTATCACCAAAAGGACATCTGGATCCTGATGTGATTGCCTACGGATCAACTGTGTTTCTTGGAATTTCCTAGATTCTATTATAGATCTCCATTGTTTCGATACACACTTGAATCTAAAGAGAGGTTTCACCGCAAGCCTCTCAAGAATTTGCTCATACAGGTAGCAATTCCATACTCATAAATAGATCAAGGAACAAAACCTCTTCAGATGATAGATTCTTCTGTGCTCGTAATAAGCTCCTTGGttccaatatatatatcccACTATCCCactcttcttctattttctatttggaaaattataaatagaaaatgaagtaaaaacaaaatcaatcacgTCATTATCATATCGTTCCACTTTAGGAAAGAATAATTGTCATACTTAAAatacctacaaaaaaaaatacacaaaaaattatataaatctttcaaaaatataattacgtACTGATCAACAATTTCTAACCAAAATAATTTCCGACCAACGACTTCCAACCGATTTATTATCATCGGTTAATGGTAGGAAATGCTTGTTTCTAACAGTTTTCTGACAGATTTGGCAGTTAGAAACTGCTGTGTTTTCTTGTATTAACGTCTATGGATGATTTGTTTTGAAGTACCCCCAAGTCCCTTTATGATAGTAGGGATAATACACTCCAACACTGCTTCACTCAATTCTAAATCATctacaaataatattatattaaagcAAAGTGTTAATCAACAAATATACTAACATAAGCTACAGACAGAAAAGACTATATGGGACCATcagttaaaaactataaatatgaggataattggaaaaaaaaaaatcactaattttttttggtctatatacaatttttttcttaaatggtCATTTGTACCTAAAATACccatacaaattaataaacccaaatttaacaagTTATAGATTCTTCTGTGCTGGTAATAAGCTCCTTGgttccaatatatatatctcactcttcttctattttctatttgaaagattataaatagaaaaggaagtaaaaaaaaaaaaatcaatca encodes the following:
- the LOC104756700 gene encoding uncharacterized protein LOC104756700 gives rise to the protein MIQSLMVSAIQVAELSVSSVVHMVYGLYIFSSAVAGDLTQTLTESIFKPKATVEVKRIDQEKTTDVNALPPIVLVHGIFGFGKGRLGGLSYFAGAEKKDERVLVPDLGSLTSVHDRARELFYYLKGGLVDYGEDHSRACGHSQFGRFYEKGEYQEWDEDHPIHFVGHSAGAQVVRVLQQMLADKMFEGYENTNENWVLSLTSLSGALNGTTRTYIDGIQPEDGKSLKPISLLQICKLGVIMYDWIDIPWLKSYYNFGFDHFNMSRKKTGLRGLVDLLLGNAGPFASSADWILPDLSIQGSMKLNARLQTFPNTFYFSYATKRTRKSLGVMTVPSGVMGIHPLLFIRVWQMSQWRFPRDIPLPYKGYIDEDWQDNDGALNTISMTHPRIPVEHSSLILSSDSDSLPLQPGIWYYKIVEADHVMFIINRERAGVEFDLIYDSIFERCRKHVFRKVQQTLPNEAQHQSRGDQED